In Niallia sp. FSL W8-0635, a genomic segment contains:
- a CDS encoding MerR family transcriptional regulator — translation MTNANSFGYFSKDVAADLEITTSSLRRWSIELEQHGYIIERNEKGQRIYYERDFKALRELKKLLSNNVSFTDALNAVVSMNIDEKNATKTPSVFTDEIRLSKSELEETIQRVVKVAIEEERENMLKAFEYKMNDVVEKRDRILTMQLQQSLEEKRLEIAAAKEEEDVKPWWKKLFK, via the coding sequence ATGACAAACGCTAATAGCTTTGGCTATTTTTCGAAAGATGTTGCTGCTGATTTAGAAATAACTACTTCTAGTTTAAGAAGGTGGTCTATTGAGTTAGAACAGCATGGCTATATAATTGAACGAAATGAAAAAGGACAACGGATTTATTATGAACGCGATTTTAAAGCGTTAAGAGAATTAAAGAAATTATTATCAAATAATGTCTCTTTCACAGACGCGTTAAATGCTGTTGTATCAATGAATATAGACGAAAAAAACGCAACAAAAACGCCTAGCGTTTTCACGGATGAGATTCGTTTATCAAAGAGTGAATTAGAAGAAACGATACAACGAGTAGTGAAAGTAGCAATTGAAGAAGAAAGAGAAAATATGTTGAAAGCATTTGAATATAAAATGAATGATGTTGTAGAAAAAAGAGATCGGATCCTAACGATGCAATTACAACAATCATTAGAAGAAAAGAGATTAGAAATAGCAGCTGCCAAAGAAGAAGAAGACGTAAAACCCTGGTGGAAAAAACTCTTCAAGTAA